ACAAATTCAAAAGGGTTTGTGTGAAAATTGTCATTACTGCATTTCTTTCTCAAAACTTTATGGGTGACCGGTGTTTTACTCTTTACAATCTATTAAGGAAATCAGCCTTTTGTAAGTTTATTGGTGTTTTGTAGAGTAGCTCTTAAAAGTCAGGATTAAGTCAGCGTTGTAGTCACACTGGCATCACCGCTAATACACTTTGTTCCAACTTTCATTGTGACACAGAAACACGACCCTCCCACAAGCAGCATCCCTTGCTTACATTACAAGAAAATGAAGGAACATGAGGAAAAGGAGCTGAACGGGGAGGCGAAACCTACTGCAgaggactctccagtccagccCACTGTGGAGGCTAATGGTGAAGATGGAGCAGCAaagtgtgctgctgcagcagaggaggagcatGAAGATGTCACTCCCTCCATTCTGACTGATGGCGGTCCAGATGGAGAGGGTAGCGCGGACAACAGCCCGCCAGTTAAAGAGCCCCGTCCTTGTGAATTTGCCCAAGGAGCCTTGGGACAAGTCAAGGCCAAGGTGGAGGTGTGCAAGGATGAGTCAGTTGGTAAGAGTTTTTAATGGTGCACTGGCAATGAAAAgccttgttgtttttgcttctgaTTGACATGACGTGATCTGAATTGTTCCTCGCAGACCTGGAAGAGTTTCGCCTGTACCTGGAAAAGTGCTTTGACTTTGAACAAGTGACCGTCAAGAAGTTCCGTACCTGGGCTGAGCGAAGGCAGTTCAACAGAGACATGAAGAGGAAGCAGGCGGAGTCGGAGAGACCGATTCTGCCAGCCAACCAGAAACTCATCACACTGTCCGTACAAGATGCACCCACTAAGAAAGGTAACGCTTGTATAGACAAATCATGTGTTTATTGCCAGTACCTGTCTCCACCATTGTTATCAGtaaagccagtatttcaatttaatgcATTTCCTTTGTCTCTGGTGACGCGAAACAAGtacaaatctgttgtttttcatggtgtattatacattttcaatattttctttaacAGAATTTGTCATCAACCCCAATGGAAAATCTGAAGTTTGTATCTTGCACGAATATATGCAACGTGTCCTTAAGGTTCGACCTGTTTACAACTTTTTTGAATGtggtaagtttttttttgtttgtttggttttttttttcatcagcaaaatgtctctggtgtgtttttaaatcttgaTGCTTTTGTCATCTACAGCACAGTACACGTTTACACTACCCCCTGTTGTAGTATATGAGATTGTACATGAAGTCCCTCGTTTCTACAAGATAATCCTatcaaataaacatgtttgtgccTCACAGAGAACCCAAGTGAACCCTTTGGAGCGTCGGTCATCATAGATGGGGTGACTTACGGCACAGGGACTGCAAGCAGTAAAAAACTTGCCAAGAATAAAGCTGGTAATCATTTTTCATATTAATAATCAAGGTGATCTGTgtataataaaacatgattttatgGCATCTCTCAGTCTTTGCTATCCACAGAaggttgttgctgtgtttttatctgtaaatACTTCTGCTCTCACTGCTAATTTGATGTGCGCTGCAGCTCGAGCCACACTGGAAATCCTTATCCCTGACTTTGTGAAGCAGACCTCAGAGGAGAAGCCAATGGAGGGCGATGAACTGGAGGTGCTCcttcttttctgtttgtcatAGTTCATGTTGTCTGTATTACATTCATTACTGTTCAACACCAGtttgagttgtttgtttgtaattgaGTTCTTTGtgctctatctctctctcagtaTTTTAATCATATCAGTATAGAAGACTCAAGGGTTTATGAGCTGACCAACAAAGCAGGACTACTTTCGCCATATCAGATTCTTCATGAGTGCCTTAAAAGGTAAGCGGTGAAAAGAAACTGAACTTAAACgtataaataaaatggcatCGTCATGATTTATGACCGGGGTTTCGATCCCAGCCTTTGCTCGTCTCCATGTCTCTGAGCAAGACGCCCAAAGTTGCTTCTGacgtctgtgtctgcagctgtgtgaTAGATGTGGAAAAAAGCACTGTTACGTTGATGTATAGCAGAGTAACaatgataaattaaataatcacCTACCATCTGATGATTAATCCAttagttttttaaataattaaagcaaTGTTAATGcatcagcttctcaaatgtgaatatttgaactgaaatttaagaatatttgggaaactctgatcaacattttctatcTGCTGAACAACAAGtgattaatcaagtaaataAGTCAATAgattaatcagttactaaattaatcattagttgcagccctacatgcaaacaaacattaGCCTGAAAGGTCTGCCAGTGCTAGTTAAGCTTAAACTGATCTGCTGCTGAaacaaaattgttatttatttgttgtttgttcgtCTTTCAGAAACCATGGAATGGGAGACACGAGCATTAAATTTGAGGTGATCCCAGGGAAAAACCAGAAGAGTGAATATGTGATGACATGTGGGAAACACACTGTGCGTGGCTGGTGTAAGTACTAACTGTCACGGTGAACCATTCGCTAATCAGTCAGTTATTTAAGGTGAAGTACATACCAGAACCAGCAAATCTCTTTGTCTTTAATTGACCATGCCATGTTCCCCTCTGTTAATAACAACCAGTACTTCAGTCTGAAATAGTTGAGGCCTATAGTGACTTATGTTCTACATTTGTCTGTCATAACAGGCAAGAACAAGAGGGTTGGCAAGCAACTAGCGTCTCAGAAGATCTTGCAGATGCTCCATCCCCACGTGAAGAACTGGGGCTCACTGCTGCGCATGTACGGCCGAGAGAGCAATAAGATGGTCAAGAAGGTATGAGGTGTTTTCTGTGGTCGTGCTCTCAACGTTAAACCATCTCACTGACGTTACTTGTGTCTTTAAAGCGGCTTTGTCGGCAGTTGCTGGTTCATTTTACATGCAGCGGTAAATTGTTGCATCAGAAAACGGCCAGTGAACAGTTGATGTATTCCAGTGCAACCCGTGTCTTGCAGGAGAACTCCGACAAGAGCGTGATTGAGCTGCAGCAGTACGCCAAAAAGAACAAGCCAAACCTGCACATCTTGAACAAACTGCAAGAAGAAATGAGGAAACTGGCCAAACACAGGGTGAGCCAGCCTTTTAATCCATTTAGTCAGAAGACTTTTGTGAATACAGTTGAGGTTTTCTAAGGAAGTCAAATGataaaggtttttgtgtgtccGATGTGTCAGTGCAGCCAATTTCCCTAAGTCCATATTAACAATGTAAATCAGCTTAATCAGTGTATctcaatttgaaatgaaatggatgCAAAGAAGGTACCTCCTTCTGTTTCACACTGGCACTGTTGTAGTGTTAGGCAGATTAATCAACCAGCAGCGTTTCTCACTCAGTGTTTACCTGCATGTTAAAAATCCAATTTTCCTAACGTTATTTTAatacgttagtccgactaaaaaagagctagtcttagtcggactaacatacctggataatgcgattcatagtccgattactcctgcatgtatacgcttagtcggccTGGAGTCTGCGTTCTGCGCAtacaccaaaatttcctccccggaagtagaaggagaaaCTGCACTACTGATTGTTGCGTTGtattgcagtttgtttttgagttGCACACAATGATACATGAAGCTTAGTCGAATAAACTTTTAAAGGTATTATTACGCTCGCTGCATATATCTCATTATTTTCTGAGAACAAAACTGTGTGAACGTGCATAAATGAGCATCAGATGAACCATTTTAATACACATTCATCCTTTATTCCATCACGGAGAACCTGGAGGGTTTACTTTGTGTACATAGTTGGAAATATTGACACGAGAGAGCGttcgaaagaaagaaagaaagacgagGTGGTCGTTTTTATCCGGATGAATTACTGTAAATCTGAAGGGTCCCAATTAGTGGCATTCTCTCGGTTACTGCTGTAGTTCCTTCCTCTCAGAGGGATTAGTCTGGTTGAATAAATAGTGAGTGCCTGAGGCGTTGAAGACGgattctttattgttttaaaaaaaatccgaTTTCGAGTTTTGGTCCCTGTTCTACACAATATCTGTCAGAAGAagtgacatttgttttcttgcggttgctttgtttttgcttctcccCCAGGAGGAAACCAGGAAGAAGCCTAAGATGACCATCATGGAGTCTGCGCAGCCAGGGAGCGAACCTCTCTGCACTGTGGACGTCTGAAGTCACTGAACCACGACACTGAAGCCCCGTCACTGTCAGACTTGTATTACACACCAACCATCACTCAATTATGCATCACTGAGATCTAATGGCAATATAGCTCCACACAGACCAGGCTGATGAACCGCTTGCTTCCTGCcttgactcactcactcactcactcacatggaTCAGCTGGTAGATACAAGAGTAGGACTCAATGCACTAACAGACCGTAGAGCAAATACCATCTACCTCTTTAGATGCACCGTTAACTATAGCACTAGGCAAAGAACTCAGCCCGGGTGCAGAGAAGTTAACATGACTTGACATACATGAACCACATCGAAATCAAACTGCATGCTTCTTTggactgcaaaaacaaaaacacactgctctgtaggttgtttttttttgttttttttgaagtgtcagtgttttaacaGTCAGTACGGGCATCCGTTGATGTTCACGCTTCAAATATTTGAAAGGGACTACTAATACTTGTGTATTTATACCGTTCATTTAATTGGGAGACAACGTTACGTGTTTATACAGTCTTTTAAATGGTAGCTGTGGATATTTTGGGTGAAATTGAATACAAAATATGCTGTTTTGAAACAGTTGCTGTCTTGGTTTGCACGaattttaaggaaaaaaaaacaaaactgtcgtGAAAGTGATCACTTCTCAGCGCTTTTGTCATGCACTCGTGTCCTGTCGGATATTTTTGTTGACTGATGACGCTGTTAGTACAGACATAACTGATGTTGGATTGTTTGGGGATGATGACTGCTTGTATCTGTTGCCTTTTCTTCTTACTTTGTTTCACTTTGGCAACAACAAACTGACGTCCTGCCCCTCATGCTGACGCTGCAGAGCACAGAGCCACAGAGTATTGTAACCGTAGAAGATAGATTTATCTTTGATGCGCTTAGGTCAGCCTTCCAGTCTCGCACTAAAACCACGCAAACAGTTTCAcctcttaaaaagaaaaatacttggCTACACGTCGTCGCCTTAGTTAATCCATTTCATGAAGGGCTCAGAGTTTATACATCGGACCTAAAACGCCCTTCAACAGGGAGGGCAAAGACCaagcccccttttttttctttgaagcaTTTATTGTTTAGCCAGTAAGATGGAACAATTGGGGGGGACGTGCAGATTTCTACGACTCATCTAATTGGACTGTGTGCGTTGTCTGTGTACGTTTTATTTCACAAGCCTTGCAAGATGTAATTGGCACACTGACGTGATAGAAATGTGATGAAGTCGTCGAGTCCAACACAAGCTGGTGAAACTCTGTATACCAAAGCTTACATGCAGTCTTATGCATTTTATAGACTACACTTAACCTCGCTGCACAACTGTACAGTAGAAACATTTCTAATACAGGACGATGACGACGATGCATAAATGCTGGCACAAAATGGAAACTGCTGTGCGTTGTGGCAAATGTTCGCTTTTGATTTTCTACACAACATACTAGGACACATGAGTTTAAGACGAGGCTGTCGCGATGTATTGTAGCTTGCTTTAAGAATGTGCTTTCCCCGCCGCGTGTGTAGTCTCGCTAAGTACTTGTATGTCGGTGTgagaagacggagagaaaaATACTGCTTTTATGTGTTGCTGTTGAGTCGTACCAATGAATTGTTTTGAGATGTTGCCTAGAAAATGAAGTATGTATTGCAACCTGAGCTCCATGACTTCAGTGATATTTgttatgcaaaaataaaatatcttgaCTAATGACTCAAaggggtttttattttattattcattcaaagaaggataaaaacaaacttaatgaAGGTAAAGCTTCTTTATTCAATAGAACCCGCTAGTGCTGTATTGTCTTGAATAACAAAGGAAAGATGGACTTAAGACGTTTCACTGAAACTGTCAGGAACACAGTCCATGTAGCTCAAATTAGTAAGTAAGTGTATTGAAGCACTGATTAACTCACATTACAGGACGACACTTAGCCTTATAGTTAAACACATGATAGAAGAGAGCGTTAAGGtggttttaaatgtctgtttctaAAGGCAAAGAAGCCGTCTCTTCCTGATTATTGCTGCGGTGGTGGCGGCTGCTGCTTCTGGGAGTCGTAGTCCACTCTCTCCAGCAGCAGGAGCATCTCGACGTGCATCGTCTGAGGGAACAGATCCACGGCCATGGATCGCACCGGTCGGAATGGGGCTCCGTGAACTCTGTTGGACGGTGCTCTGCACAGACTAACAGGGAAGATATGATTAATGATTTCACTCTTTTATGGAGTGATCGTTTAGTTTTCACGTCATTTAATATTAGGCAGTTTCTAATGTTCAAAGACAGAAATTAAACTAGTCCCAGTGCAATtgtaaaacaacacataagCACAGGACAAAATGAGAGTATAAAAAAAGTACTGTCTAAAGAAGAACAATTAACCTGTGTCTGTGCTAC
The nucleotide sequence above comes from Solea senegalensis isolate Sse05_10M linkage group LG3, IFAPA_SoseM_1, whole genome shotgun sequence. Encoded proteins:
- the LOC122766776 gene encoding microprocessor complex subunit DGCR8-like encodes the protein SVVVTLASPLIHFVPTFIVTQKHDPPTSSIPCLHYKKMKEHEEKELNGEAKPTAEDSPVQPTVEANGEDGAAKCAAAAEEEHEDVTPSILTDGGPDGEGSADNSPPVKEPRPCEFAQGALGQVKAKVEVCKDESVDLEEFRLYLEKCFDFEQVTVKKFRTWAERRQFNRDMKRKQAESERPILPANQKLITLSVQDAPTKKEFVINPNGKSEVCILHEYMQRVLKVRPVYNFFECENPSEPFGASVIIDGVTYGTGTASSKKLAKNKAARATLEILIPDFVKQTSEEKPMEGDELEYFNHISIEDSRVYELTNKAGLLSPYQILHECLKRNHGMGDTSIKFEVIPGKNQKSEYVMTCGKHTVRGWCKNKRVGKQLASQKILQMLHPHVKNWGSLLRMYGRESNKMVKKENSDKSVIELQQYAKKNKPNLHILNKLQEEMRKLAKHREETRKKPKMTIMESAQPGSEPLCTVDV